From one Mytilus galloprovincialis chromosome 13, xbMytGall1.hap1.1, whole genome shotgun sequence genomic stretch:
- the LOC143056309 gene encoding uncharacterized protein LOC143056309, which translates to MNVAVCTESALACEQDYVIAQNVLLPKKQCTWDAGFVHQNLSLTQFKADNKISGNLKSYDASRFLDEAFVSFYLLATPCDRSGNLYSSGTNGWTTACSIVPTSSLPALANTVSCNIDNTCEKFTCCFEETELGRSIEASVQIDACKGELIVTLERMTRTISLVGYVWGTEEMYKLNGVYGLRFTVNNLVTSNKYLVNMDLLACYEANSACALQETILTILCT; encoded by the exons ATGAATGTTGCTGTATGTACCGAGAGTGCCCTGGCTTGTGAGCAAGATTATGTGATAGCACAAAATGTCCTTCTGCCCAAAAAACAATGCACATGGGATGCAGGATTTGTTCATCAGA acCTTTCTTTAACCCAGTTTAAGGCTGATAATAAAATCTCCGGAAACTTGAAAAGCTATGATGCCTCTCGGTTTTTGGATGAAGCCTTTGTATCGTTTTACCTATTAGCCACACCATGTGATCGAAGCGGTAACTTGTATTCTTCTGGCACCAATGGATGGACCACAG cttGTTCTATTGTTCCTACAAGTAGCTTGCCAGCACTCGCTAATACAGTTTCATGTAACATTGATAACACCTGTGAAAAGTTTACATGTTGTTTTGAGGAAACAGAATTAGGTAGAAGTATTGAGGCCAGTGTTCAGATAGATGCATGTAAAGGAGAGCTGATTGTTACGCTTGAGAGAATGACAAGAACTATATCATTGGTTGGCTATGTCTGGG GAACAGAGGAAATGTACAAGTTAAATGGAGTTTATGGCCTGAG GTTTACAGTGAACAATCTTGTGACAAGTAATAAGTACTTAGTGAACATGGACCTACTGGCTTGTTATGAAGCTAACAGTGCCTGTGCTTTACAAGAAACCATCCTAACTATCTTATGTACATAA